One window of the Triticum dicoccoides isolate Atlit2015 ecotype Zavitan chromosome 3B, WEW_v2.0, whole genome shotgun sequence genome contains the following:
- the LOC119274748 gene encoding uncharacterized protein LOC119274748, whose product MVLPGSAAAGWMMLDRFIYHRGEDGDCSGWCFPDESVAPLRATSSTSVGEPFDVAILHAEPPAVSRLYLRWPGGTNRRGAELAAAHRDLLLFRFVYFDLHVMFDNFVCVASSDPVPHIEFKRLPLCTIPMVLPPFFKEDTEAITTRRYFMPNTLGLVRGSSPGHEDEFVVAQLASITKIPGPDDMMEAEVCMIRSRVSAMDDDGTWELHKIPIQHKEHQYWRLVDWSTSAVTTFNNRICWISYYTGGILFYDVFAETPTISYLGLPTHHRPGYRERGFLEVNRSICVTGGGDLLKYTSVVRTDRQLCGPLEPRQGYKIITDVLKATESVDMEWDRDTFVTAYEFWRHNTSECLPRDAVPEYPLVSMDDPSIIHFLLSEEREKINKVSVVTMDMVTNKMISVVPYIKGEEDLDGEDADMVKEKSHLLKSFLTSEFPKFLNLTSVLTSYCLSGHI is encoded by the exons ATGGTCTTGCCTGGATCCGCCGCGGCCGGCTGGATGATGCTGGACCGCTTCATCTACCACAGGGGCGAGGACGGCGACTGCAGCGGCTGGTGCTTCCCGGACGAATCCGTGGCGCCCCTGAGGGCCACTTCGTCCACCTCCGTCGGCGAGCCCTTCGACGTCGCCATCCTCCACGCCGAGCCCCCTGCAGTCTCCCGCCTCTACCTGCGGTGGCCCGGCGGCACCAACAGAAGGGGCGCCGAGCTGGCTGCCGCACACCGCGACCTCCTTCTCTTCCGGTTCGTCTACTTTGACCTCCACGTCATGTTTGACAACTTCGTTTGCGTGGCATCCTCAGATCCTGTGCCGCACATCGAGTTCAAACGCCTTCCCCTTTGCACCATACCAATGGTCTTGCCTCCGTTTTTCAAGGAAGACACGGAGGCAATCACTACACGTCGATACTTTATGCCCAACACTCTAGGGCTCGTTCGTGGATCATCCCCTGGCCATGAAGATGAGTTTGTCGTGGCACAGCTGGCTAGTATCACTAAGATACCAGGCCCAGACGACATGATGGAAGCTGAAGTGTGCATGATCCGCTCTCGTGTATCAGCTATGGATGATGATGGCACATGGGAGCTTCATAAGATACCCATCCAGCACAAGGAGCATCAATACTGGAGACTCGTCGATTGGTCGACTAGCGCTGTCACCACGTTCAACAACCGTATTTGCTGGATTTCCTACTACACAGGAGGTATTCTATTTTATGATGTATTCGCAGAAACGCCTACCATCTCTTATCTAGGGTTACCTACCCATCACCGTCCTGGATACCGAGAAAGAGGTTTCCTTGAGGTGAACCGCAGCATATGTGTCACTGGTGGGGGTGATCTTCTCAAGTATACTTCTGTTGTTCGCACCGACCGTCAGCTCTGTGGCCCACTTGAACCTCGCCAGGGTTATAAAATTATCACTGATGTTTTGAAGGCAACGGAGAGTGTTGACATGGAGTGGGACCGGGATACGTTTGTGACAGCTTATGAATTCTGGCGTCACAACACCTCTGAATGTCTCCCGCGCGATGCTGTCCCCGAGTACCCTCTTGTCAGCATGGACGACCCTAGTATTATACACTTTTTGCTGTCTGAGGAAAGAGAGAAGATTAACAAGGTTTCGGTTGTTACGATGGATATGGTTACCAACAAAATGATTTCAGTTGTTCCATATATTAAAGGAGAGGAAGACCTCGATGGCGAAGATGCCGACATGGTCAAAGAAAAATCACACCTTCTCAAGTCCTTCCTTACATCGGAGTTCCCCAAGTTTCTGAATCTCACAAG TGTGCTCACAAGTTACTGTCTCTCTGGACATATATGA